A single genomic interval of Lucilia cuprina isolate Lc7/37 chromosome 2, ASM2204524v1, whole genome shotgun sequence harbors:
- the LOC111678688 gene encoding argininosuccinate lyase, whose amino-acid sequence MVGLHLSRLAEDLIIYATKEFDFIQISDDFSTGSSLMPQKRNPDSLELVRGLSANLCATLTGAMMTIKGTPSTYNKDLQFDKQYCFEAFDKLQLALAVTEGVVKSMKIKMQKMEMALSSDMLATDWAYYLVRKGVPFRKAHHYIGAVVAHAERMSLEITEIPLEDLQQICPHFDVDIAKVADYSSNVEQYDVIGGTATISVTEQLKLLGEFISGLKKLE is encoded by the exons ATGGTGGGTCTTCACTTATCCCGCCTGGCGGAGGACTTAATTATCTATGCAACCAAAGAATTTGATTTCATACAAATTTCCGATGATTTCTCCACCGGCAGTAGTTTAATGCCACAAAAACGTAATCCCGATAGTTTGGAATTGGTAAGAGGCTTATCGGCCAATCTGTGTGCCACTTTAACGGGAGCCATGATGACCATAAAGGGTACCCCTTCAACTTATAATAAAGATTTGCAATTtgataaacaatattgttttgaGGCTTTTGATAAATTGCAATTGGCTTTAGCGGTAACGGAGGGTGTAGTAAAgagtatgaaaataaaaatgcaaaaaatggaAATGGCCTTGAGTTCCGATATGTTGGCTACCGATTGG gCTTATTATCTAGTACGCAAGGGCGTGCCTTTCCGCAAGGCGCATCACTATATCGGCGCTGTGGTGGCCCATGCTGAACGCATGTCTTTGGAGATAACCGAAATACCTTTAGAagatttacaacaaatttgtcCCCATTTCGATGTGGACATAGCCAAGGTGGCCGATTATTCTAGTAATGTAGAACAATATGATGTTATTGGTGGCACCGCCACAATTTCGGTAACCGAACAATTGAAATTATTGGGTGAATTTATTAGTGGTTTAAAGAAATTAGAATGA